From a region of the Cyclopterus lumpus isolate fCycLum1 chromosome 5, fCycLum1.pri, whole genome shotgun sequence genome:
- the mustn1a gene encoding musculoskeletal embryonic nuclear protein 1a isoform X2 produces MASFNCSNNMSQPGQEEDELMQRPEVRDEDLSETKTKLGTSGPAKSKTLEVMEECERSGKAAPSVFSGVRSGAETVLNARSARPIRK; encoded by the exons ATGGCCAGCTTCAATTGCTCAAACAACATGTCTCAA CCAGGTCAGGAAGAAGATGAACTAATGCAGCGTCCCGAGGTGAGAGATGAGGACCTGAGCGAAACAAAGACCAAACTGGGTACAAGTGGGCCAGCAAAAAGCAAGACACTTGAAGTAATGGAGGAGTgtg AGAGAAGTGGTAAAGCTGCTCCCTCGGTGTTCAGTGGAGTGAGATCAGGAGCGGAGACTGTTTTGAACGCGCGCTCAGCTCGACCTATCAGGAAGTAG
- the prkcda gene encoding protein kinase C, delta a: protein MAPFLRIAFNSYDLGVMPPLVDPPFCAIKMKEALTTERGKTLVQRKPTMYPAWKASFDAHIYEGRVLEVLLMKTAEEPLAEVTVGVSVLAERCKKANGRAEFWVDLHPSGKVMMAVQYFLEGVDTEGKQAAKEEEEGPTLNRRRGAIKQAKIHFIKNHEFIATFFRQPTFCSVCREFVWGLNKQGYKCRQCNAAIHKKCIDKIIGRCTGTAANSRDTVFQKERFKIDMPHRFKNNNYMSPTFCDHCGSLLWGIVKQGLKCEDCAMNVHHKCQDKVANLCGINQKLLAEALTEVSQKSSIRHSDPNLPDLPDIGIYDEVSKLAGLDINDGSPYGRLWEGANSGPQSRITHLTRINVDNFVFHKVLGKGSFGKVLLAELKGRGEYFAVKALKKDVVLMDDDVECTMVEKRVLALAWENPFLTHLYSTFHTKEHLFFVMEYLNGGDLMFHIQEKGRFDLNRATFYSSEIICGLQFLHTKGIIYRDLKLDNVMLDHEGHIKIADFGMCKENVFGENRATTFCGTPDYIAPEILLGQKYSFSVDWWSFGVLLYEMLIGQSPYHGDDEDELFESIRMDTPHYPRWINKEAKDMLERLFERDPTRRLGIVGNIRLHPFFNTINWQALERREIEPPFKPKVKSPDDCSNFDREFLSEKPRLSYSDKNFIDSMDQAAFAGFSFINPKMEQLLEK, encoded by the exons ATGGCTCCTTTCTTGAGGATTGCCTTCAACTCGTACGACTTGGGCGTCATGCCTCCTCTGGTTGACCCACCTTTCTGTGCAATCAAGATGAAGGAGGCCTTGACAACTG AACGAGGTAAGACCCTGGTACAGCGCAAACCCACCATGTACCCGGCCTGGAAGGCCAGTTTCGATGCGCACATCTATGAGGGTCGTGTGCTGGAGGTACTGCTGATGAAGACAGCAGAGGAGCCTCTTGCTGAGGTCACTGTTGGAGTGTCTGTCCTTGCTGAGCGCTGCAAGAAAGCCAATGGGCGTGCTGAGTTCTGG GTGGATCTCCATCCTTCTGGGAAAGTGATGATGGCTGTGCAGTATTTTCTGGAGGGAGTGGATACAG AGGGTAAGCAGGCTGccaaggaggaagaggagggtccTACCCTGAACCGTAGACGAGGGGCCATCAAGCAGGCCAAGATCCACTTCATAAAGAACCACGAGTTCATTGCCACGTTTTTCAGGCAGCCTACTTTCTGCTCCGTGTGCAGAGAATTTGTCTG GGGACTCAACAAGCAAGGCTATAAATGCAGAC aatGCAATGCAGCCATCCACAAGAAATGCATAGACAAAATCATCGGGAGATGTACTGGTACTGCTGCCAACAGTCGCGATACTGTG TTCCAGAAGGAGCGCTTTAAAATTGACATGCCGCACCGTTTCAAGAACAACAACTACATGAGTCCAACATTCTGCGACCACTGTGGAAGTCTGCTGTGGGGTATTGTCAAACAAGGCCTGAAGTGTGAAG ATTGTGCCATGAATGTCCATCACAAGTGTCAGGACAAAGTGGCCAACCTTTGTGGTATCAACCAGAAACTACTAGCTGAAGCACTCACAGAAGTCAGCCAG AAATCGTCCATCCGCCACTCAGATCCGAACCTGCCTGATCTGCCTGATATTGGAATCTACGATGAAGTTAGCAAGCTTGCCGGACTGGATATTAATG ATGGATCTCCTTATGGCAGACTGTGGGAGGGGGCCAACTCAGGGCCTCAGTCTCGTATCACCCATTTGACCCGCATCAACGTGGACAATTTTGTCTTCCACAAGGTCTTGGGAAAAGGCAGCTTTGGCAAG GTTCTCCTGGCAGAGCTGAAGGGTCGTGGTGAGTACTTTGCAGTGAAGGCTTTGAAGAAAGATGTAGTGCTGATGGATGACGATGTGGAGTGCACTATGGTGGAGAAGAGGGTCTTGGCTTTAGCCTGGGAAAACCCCTTCCTCACACACCTTTACTCCACCTTCCATACCAAG GAGCATCTGTTCTTTGTTATGGAGTATCTGAACGGAGGAGACCTGATGTTTCATATTCAGGAGAAAGGGCGCTTTGACCTCAACAGAGCCAC GTTCTACTCTTCTGAGATCATTTGTGGTCTTCAGTTCTTACATACCAAAGGGATCATCTACAG AGATCTTAAGTTAGACAATGTGATGCTGGATCATGAGGGACACATAAAGATAGCTGACTTTGGCATGTGCAAGGAGAACGTGTTCGGAGAGAATCGTGCAACAACCTTCTGTGGTACTCCTGACTATATTGCTCCAGAG ATCCTGCTCGGTCAGAAATACTCATTCTCCGTTGACTGGTGGTCATTTGGGGTGTTGCTATACGAAATGCTGATTGGTCAGTCGCCTTACCAtggagatgatgaggatgagctATTTGAGTCTATCCGCATGGATACTCCCCACTATCCTCGCTGGATCAACAAGGAGGCTAAGGACATGCTTGAGCGG TTGTTTGAGAGAGACCCAACTCGCAGGCTAGGAATCGTGGGTAATATTCGTTTACACCCGTTCTTCAACACCATCAACTGGCAGGCcttagagaggagagagattgaACCCCCCTTCAAACCCAAAGTG AAATCACCGGATGATTGTAGCAACTTTGATCGGGAGTTCCTGAGTGAGAAGCCTCGTCTCTCCTACAGCGATAAGAACTTCATCGACTCCATGGATCAGGCGGCATTCGCTGGCTTTTCATTCATCAACCCCAAGATGGAGCAACTTTTAGAAAAGTGA
- the ruvbl1 gene encoding ruvB-like 1, with product MKIEEVKSTTKTQRIATHSHVKGLGLDEAGNAKQSACGLVGQEAAREACGIIVELIRSKKMAGRAVLLAGPPGTGKTALALAVAQELGNKVPFCPMVGSEVYSSEIKKTEVLMENFRRAIGLRIKETKEVYEGEVTELTPCETENPMGGYGKTISHVIIGLKTGKGTKQLKLDPSIYESLQKERVEVGDVIYIEANSGAVKRQGRCDTFATEFDLEAEEYVPLPKGDVHKKKEIVQDVTLHDLDVANARPQGGQDILSMMGQLMKPKKTEITDKLRAEINKVVNRYIDQGVAELVPGVLFVDEVHMLDIECFTYLHRALESTIAPIVVFASNRGNCLIRGTEDICSPHGIPLDLLDRVMIIRTMLYTAQETKQIIKIRAQTEGINISEEALSHLAEIGTKTTLRYAVQLLTPASLLGRVQGKENVEREQIEEINELFYDAKSSAKILQDQHHKFMK from the exons GAAAACTCAGCGGATCGCCACTCACAGCCATGTTAAAGGACTCGGGCTAGACGAGGCCGGTAATGCTAAACAGTCAGCATGTGGTCTAGTCGGCCAGGAGGCTGCTAGAGAG GCTTGTGGCATCATTGTCGAGCTGATCCGTTCAAAGAAGATGGCAGGAAGGGCAGTGTTACTGGCAGGACCACCTGGAACAGGAAAG ACTGCCCTTGCCTTGGCTGTTGCACAAGAGTTGGGAAACAAGGTGCCTTTCTGCCCCATGGTTGGCAGTGAAGTCTACTCAtcagagattaaaaaaacagaagtacTAATGGAGAATTTCAGGAGGGCCATTG GACTGCGTATCAAAGAAACAAAGGAGGTGTATGAAGGAGAGGTGACAGAGCTGACCCCCTGCGAGACTGAGAATCCCATGGGTGGCTACGGAAAAACCATCAGCCACGTCATCATTGGTCTGAAGACAGGCAAAGGCACAAAGCAGCTCAAG CTGGATCCCAGCATTTATGAGAGTCTTCAGAAAGAGCGTGTGGAAGTGGGAGACGTCATCTACATTGAAGCCAACAGTGGAGCCGTCAAG AGACAAGGTCGCTGTGACACATTTGCTACGGAGTTCGACTTGGAGGCAGAAGAGTATGTGCCGCTGCCCAAAGGCGATGTCCACAAAAAGAAGGAGATAGTCCAAGATGTCACACTGCATGACCTGGATGTGGCAAATGCCAGGCCCCAG GGAGGCCAGGACATTCTCTCCATGATGGGACAACTAATGAAGCCCAAAAAGACTGAAATCACAg ATAAACTGCGTGCTGAGATTAACAAGGTGGTGAACCGCTACATTGACCAAGGTGTAGCAGAGCTCGTACCTGGAGTGCTGTTTGTGGACGAGGTGCATATGCTGGACATCGAATGTTTCACATACCTCCATCGAGCACTCGAGAGCACCATCGCCCCCATTGTTGTGTTCGCCTCTAACAGGGGAAACTGTTTGATTAG GGGGACAGAAGACATCTGCTCTCCACACGGGATTCCTCTGGACTTGCTGGACAGAGTCATGATAATCCGCACCATGTTGTACACAGCCCAGGAGACGAAGCAG ATCATTAAGATCCGTGCTCAGACTGAAGGGATTAATATTAGCGAGGAAGCTCTTTCACACCTGGCAGAGATCGGCACCAAGACCACCCTCAG GTACGCTGTACAGCTACTGACGCCAGCCAGCCTGCTGGGTCGTGTTCAGGGAAAAGAGAATGTGGAGAGGGAGCAGATAGAAGAAATCAATGAGCTTTTCTACGACGCAAAGTCCTCCGCCAAAATCCTCCAAGATCAACATCACAAGTTTATGAAATAA
- the rft1 gene encoding protein RFT1 homolog, whose protein sequence is MSSEDVLRSASTLASYNVLLQVMFRILTFLLNAFTLRFVSKELIGVVNVRLTLLYSTLVFLSREAFRRACLSGVSGTNHSWRQVINLLWLTLPLGVLWAALLVCVWLWLLEVPDPQAVPYYGPAVVMFALSGVQELLAEPLWVLAQAHMFVRLKVVAESLAMIAKCSITVLLVVFAREWGLYIFSAAHLVYTGFLVLCYAVYFIRFLGSKEAAKKGFPLQRVGDLLPCRAAGEPLVDWTLAQLTWSFFKQSFLKQILTEGERYVMTFLNVLSFGDQGVYDIVNNLGSMVARFIFLPIEESFYIFFAKVLKRGHDVKNQRQEDVAIAAEVLECLLKLVLVVGLIISVFGYAYSHLALDVYGGSLLSSGAGPTLLRCYSCYVLLLAANGVTECFVFAAMSQEEVDKYNLVMLALSVSFLFLSYMLTWWAGAVGFILANCLNMGLRILHSLLYIHHYFHSTQWKPLQGLLPSPLLILALAVSAVVTALSEGVFCCDSGWLLRLVHIGVGALCLLGVFVAVLVTETQLIQFVRTQLVPQYRKKHT, encoded by the exons ATGAGTTCTGAGGACGTTCTGAGGAGTGCGTCAACTCTAGCATCGTATAATGTGTTGCTACAG GTCATGTTCCGTATCCTCACCTTCTTGCTGAATGCATTCACACTGCGGTTTGTCTCCAAAGAGCTGATTGGTGTTGTCAATGTCAG gCTTACACTACTGTACTCCACATTAGTATTTTTATCCAGAGAAGCTTTCCGGAGAGCCTGTTTGAGTGGGGTATCTGGGACAAACCACAGCTGGAGACAAGTTATCAACCTGCTTTGGCTGAC GTTGCCTCTGGGTGTGTTATGGGCAGCCCTGCTggtctgtgtgtggttgtggcTTCTGGAGGTCCCAGACCCCCAGGCTGTCCCTTACTACGGCCCTGCTGTGGTGATGTTTGCCTTGTCAGGAGTGCAGGAGCTCCTTGCTGAGCCCCTCTGGGTCCTGGCTCAAGCTCACATGTTTGTCCGACTGAAGGTGGTCGCTGAGAGCTTAGCAATGATTGCTAAGTGCAGTATAACCGTGTTGTTGGTGGTGTTTGCCCGTGAATGGGGCCTTTACATCTTCTCTGCTGCTCAT TTGGTGTACACAGGATTCCTGGTGCTATGCTACGCTGTTTACTTCATTCGTTTTTTGGGCTCTAAAGAGGCAGCCAAGAAGGGTTTTCCCCTGCAACGTGTTGGAGATCTCTTGCCCTGTAGAGCTGCTGGAGAG CCGCTGGTTGATTGGACTCTGGCCCAGCTCACATGGAGCTTCTTCAAGCAGTCCTTCCTGAAGCAGATCCTGACAGAGGGGGAGCGGTACGTCATGACCTTCTTGAACGTCCTGAGCTTTGGAGACCAGGGAGTTTATGATATTGTCAATAATCTGGGCTCCATGGTGGCTCGCTTCATCTTCCTGCCTATCGAGGAAAGCTTCTACATCTTCTTTGCCAAAGTGCTAAAGCGAGGACATGATGTCAAAAATCAGAGACAG GAGGACGTTGCCATTGCAGCGGAGGTCCTGGAGTGTCTACTGAAACTGGTGCTGGTGGTTGGTCTGATTATCTCTGTGTTTGGCTACGCCTATTCTCACTTGGCTCTGGATGTCTATGGCGGCTCTCTACTTAGCAGTGGGGCAG GGCCCACTTTGCTGCGATGTTACAGCTGCTATGTTCTCCTGCTCGCTGCAAATGGTGTAACAGAGTGCTTTGTGTTTGCTGCCATGAGCCAAGAAGAGGTTGACAA GTATAACTTAGTGATGCTGGCGCTCTCTGTGTCTTTCCTGTTCCTGTCCTACATGCTGACGTGGTGGGCTGGCGCTGTGGGCTTCATATTGGCAAATTGCCTTAACATGGGCCTCCGCATCTTGCACAGTCTGCTTTACATACACCACTACTTCCATTCCACTCAATGGAAACCTCTGCAAGGCCTGTTGCCCTCCCCGCTCCTAATACTGGCACTTGCTGTCAGTGCCGTCGTCACGGCGCTGTCTGAG GGTGTATTCTGCTGTGACAGCGGCTGGTTACTAAGGCTGGTCCATATCGGTGTAGGAGCATTGTGTCTGCTCGGCGTGTTTGTGGCTGTTCTTGTCACAGAGACTCAGCTAATTCAGTTCGTGAGGACTCAGCTCGTGCCCCAATacagaaagaaacacacttAA
- the mustn1a gene encoding musculoskeletal embryonic nuclear protein 1a isoform X1 — protein sequence MCLGLDSQEKRETSDKRFSYGQLQLLKQHVSSQEEDELMQRPEVRDEDLSETKTKLGTSGPAKSKTLEVMEECERSGKAAPSVFSGVRSGAETVLNARSARPIRK from the exons ATGTGTCTTGGGCTGGACTcacaagagaaaagagagacatCTGACAAGAGATTTTCTTATGGCCAGCTTCAATTGCTCAAACAACATGTCTCAA GTCAGGAAGAAGATGAACTAATGCAGCGTCCCGAGGTGAGAGATGAGGACCTGAGCGAAACAAAGACCAAACTGGGTACAAGTGGGCCAGCAAAAAGCAAGACACTTGAAGTAATGGAGGAGTgtg AGAGAAGTGGTAAAGCTGCTCCCTCGGTGTTCAGTGGAGTGAGATCAGGAGCGGAGACTGTTTTGAACGCGCGCTCAGCTCGACCTATCAGGAAGTAG